In Limisphaera ngatamarikiensis, one DNA window encodes the following:
- the rpsO gene encoding 30S ribosomal protein S15, producing the protein MESKKQIIDSFKLHERDTGSADVQIALLTQRINHLAEHLERNKKDHSSRRGLLMMVSQRRRLLDYLRRTAYDRYVAVIQKLGLRH; encoded by the coding sequence ATGGAATCGAAGAAGCAGATCATCGACAGTTTCAAGCTGCACGAGCGCGACACGGGGTCGGCGGACGTGCAGATAGCGCTTTTGACGCAGCGGATCAACCATCTGGCCGAGCATTTGGAGAGGAACAAGAAGGATCACAGCTCGCGTCGGGGGTTGTTGATGATGGTGAGCCAGCGACGGCGTCTGCTGGATTATTTGCGGCGGACGGCGTATGATCGGTACGTGGCCGTGATCCAGAAGCTGGGTTTGCGCCATTAA
- the aroB gene encoding 3-dehydroquinate synthase encodes MRTVCVSLGERSYEIRVGSGLLARLGEWCRDLGVSRRCAVITDERVAGHYLGRVMGSLEGAGLEPVAVTVPAGEGSKRWQVVHRCHDALAAARLERRSLVVALGGGVVGDLAGFVAATYLRGVPFVQVPTTLLAQVDSSVGGKVGINLGAGKNLVGAFYQPRLVVADLDTLGTLPEREYRAGLAEVIKYGAIADGSFFGRLEGVMGGLLSRDAGVLEEVVARCCEIKAQVVSEDEVEGGRREILNFGHTIGHAWEAVAGYGRWLHGEAIAVGQVLEAELSCRVVGLAREVRDRLEGLLERAGLPTRVRWTGRRVERLLGAMRLDKKVRDGRIRFVLLRGLGCAEWGHVVEEGLVREVLGS; translated from the coding sequence GTGCGCACGGTTTGTGTTTCGTTGGGTGAGCGGAGTTATGAGATCCGGGTGGGGTCGGGTTTGCTGGCCCGGCTGGGGGAGTGGTGTCGGGATTTGGGTGTGAGCCGGCGTTGTGCGGTGATTACGGATGAGCGGGTGGCGGGGCATTATTTGGGGCGGGTGATGGGGAGTTTGGAGGGGGCGGGTTTGGAGCCGGTGGCGGTGACGGTGCCTGCGGGGGAGGGATCGAAGCGGTGGCAGGTGGTGCATCGTTGTCATGATGCGCTGGCGGCGGCGCGGTTGGAGCGTCGTTCGTTGGTGGTTGCGCTGGGCGGGGGTGTGGTGGGGGATTTGGCGGGTTTTGTGGCGGCGACGTATTTGCGCGGGGTGCCTTTTGTGCAGGTGCCGACGACGTTGTTGGCGCAGGTGGACAGTTCGGTGGGGGGCAAGGTGGGGATCAACCTGGGTGCGGGGAAGAATCTGGTGGGGGCGTTTTATCAGCCGCGGCTGGTGGTGGCGGATCTGGATACGCTGGGGACGTTGCCGGAGCGGGAGTATCGGGCGGGTTTGGCCGAGGTGATCAAGTATGGTGCGATTGCGGATGGGTCGTTTTTCGGGCGGTTGGAGGGTGTGATGGGTGGATTGCTGAGTCGGGATGCGGGTGTGTTGGAGGAGGTGGTGGCGCGGTGTTGTGAGATCAAGGCGCAGGTGGTGTCGGAGGATGAGGTGGAGGGGGGCCGGCGCGAGATCTTGAATTTTGGTCATACGATCGGGCATGCGTGGGAGGCGGTGGCCGGGTATGGTCGGTGGTTGCACGGGGAGGCGATTGCGGTGGGTCAGGTGTTGGAGGCGGAGTTGTCGTGTCGGGTGGTGGGACTGGCGCGGGAGGTTCGGGATCGGTTGGAAGGGTTGCTGGAGCGGGCGGGTTTGCCGACGCGGGTGCGGTGGACGGGTCGGCGTGTGGAACGGTTGTTGGGGGCGATGCGGTTGGACAAGAAGGTGCGGGACGGGCGGATCCGGTTTGTGTTGTTGCGCGGGTTGGGTTGTGCGGAGTGGGGGCATGTGGTGGAGGAGGGGTTGGTGCGGGAGGTGCTGGGTTCGTAG
- the cas1 gene encoding CRISPR-associated endonuclease Cas1, which yields MPTAILTQPGLHVRLTSQRLEVHGPHPETGEETLLRPIPLHDLERIVAGEDVHFTSPALAELLRRGIPIQIFSWEGRFLGGFLPALQPAGRTRLRQYQRILDPDFTLTVARRIVAAKLYNQRRVLQRLLANRTAAGSDDPALDNVRQTLDQLEQLFPPIRQSRSLDELRGFEGLATARYFQAWATFLPAEFPFERRSTRPPHNPVNACISFAATLLYSEATAFCHAHGLDPALGTLHLPDDGRWSLALDLIEPFRPALVEALALDLFSHKILNHSHFENRDGGCFLNPDGRRKFFLQYERRMEREFLSETVGHRTTLRQQLENQATLFKTALENPDAFEPFLIN from the coding sequence ATGCCCACCGCCATCCTCACACAACCAGGACTCCACGTACGCCTCACCAGCCAACGCCTCGAGGTCCACGGCCCCCACCCCGAAACCGGCGAGGAAACCCTCCTCCGCCCCATCCCCCTGCACGACCTCGAACGCATCGTCGCCGGCGAAGACGTCCACTTCACCTCACCCGCACTGGCCGAACTCCTCCGCCGCGGCATCCCCATCCAAATCTTCTCCTGGGAAGGCCGCTTCCTCGGCGGTTTCCTCCCCGCCCTCCAACCCGCAGGCCGAACCCGCCTCCGCCAATACCAACGCATCCTCGACCCGGACTTCACCCTCACCGTCGCACGCCGCATCGTCGCCGCCAAACTCTACAACCAACGCCGCGTCCTCCAACGACTCCTCGCCAACCGCACCGCCGCCGGCTCCGACGACCCCGCCCTCGACAACGTCCGCCAAACCCTCGACCAGCTCGAACAACTCTTCCCACCCATCCGTCAAAGCCGCTCCCTGGACGAACTCCGCGGCTTCGAAGGCCTCGCCACCGCCCGCTACTTCCAGGCCTGGGCCACCTTCCTCCCCGCCGAATTCCCCTTCGAACGCCGCTCCACACGCCCACCCCACAACCCCGTCAACGCCTGCATCTCCTTTGCCGCCACCCTCCTCTACAGCGAAGCCACCGCCTTCTGCCACGCCCACGGCCTCGACCCCGCACTCGGCACCCTCCACCTCCCCGACGACGGCCGCTGGTCCCTCGCGCTCGACCTCATCGAACCCTTCCGACCCGCCCTCGTCGAAGCCCTCGCACTCGACCTCTTCTCCCACAAAATCCTCAACCACAGCCACTTCGAAAACCGCGACGGCGGCTGCTTCCTCAACCCCGACGGCCGCCGCAAATTCTTCCTCCAATACGAACGCCGCATGGAACGCGAATTCCTCAGCGAAACCGTCGGCCACCGCACCACACTCCGACAACAACTCGAAAACCAGGCCACACTCTTCAAAACCGCACTCGAAAACCCCGACGCCTTCGAACCCTTCCTCATCAACTAA
- the cas2 gene encoding CRISPR-associated endonuclease Cas2 — MNTWWYEAFPAVPYTHHPPAQGRMLIVIAYDIADPKRLAKVAKACEDYGARVQYSVFECHLDPDTFETLWLTLLDLINPQEDRIVAYKLDARAARETLTAGTMVCTDRVVCYLV; from the coding sequence ATGAACACCTGGTGGTACGAAGCCTTCCCCGCTGTCCCCTACACACACCACCCACCCGCCCAAGGACGTATGCTCATCGTCATCGCCTACGACATCGCAGACCCCAAACGCCTCGCCAAAGTCGCCAAAGCCTGTGAAGACTACGGCGCACGCGTCCAATACTCCGTCTTCGAATGCCACCTCGACCCCGACACCTTCGAAACCCTCTGGCTCACACTCCTCGACCTCATCAACCCCCAGGAAGATCGCATCGTCGCCTACAAACTCGACGCCCGCGCCGCCCGCGAAACCCTCACCGCAGGCACCATGGTCTGCACCGACCGCGTCGTCTGCTACCTCGTCTGA